In Tachypleus tridentatus isolate NWPU-2018 chromosome 3, ASM421037v1, whole genome shotgun sequence, the sequence TTCCTGTCTTGATATGTTGTACAGTTATTTATCTGGACTTAAGTCCATGTTTCCTGTCATCGCTTTCTGTGTAGGTCTAGATTTGGCTCTGGTAACATCTTTACAAGGAAATTTATGTACTATTTTAATGCTtcataattatttgaaatgtCTACCATGTGAAAGATGCACCTGTTTGACTTCTAATTCTCtcttgtttgtttcagaacaaatAAGACAGAAAAAGACGTATGCTCATGCCAGTAAGGATTCTCTGGAGGACAGGTACATTTGTTGTTGTATCTGTTTTTAAGTTCTTTCTGAAGTCACCTGCTTTTCTCCAATTTATATACTGTGCACTTGTGTCATGAATTTCTATTTGAAAGTTTCTGTATCACTCTAGAATTAAAAGTtcggttttatttttcaatgaggTCAAAATGATTGTATTAATCTGTGAAAAGTACAATATCTGTAAGAGCActgtatgaaaattatttttaatcttataaaaagagacatacagtgtacattgtaaataaagttttagtttatttaattttagttatgAGAGAAAGAAAGAATCCAGGACCCTAGTGTtaagttttatagtttttgtaattattacttgAAACTGCTTGTAATTGATGAAACTATAATTacagaaatgaagaaaacaaagacaaTTCTAAGTGTTACAGACATTTAATTTGTGCTATCCTGGTTTCATTAGAAAAGGAATCGGGTATAGACTAAACTAGCTTGTGAACAGTTTACCTAAAGAACCAGATGCCACTTACTCTGAGGCATGAAGGAGGGAACTTTGGTTGTATAGAACATTTGTGTACTTCTAAAATATCCAagctgtttcatattttatattacttttcacAGATGTATAATGTTTGTGAAGCACAGTTGTCTCTGTTTTCCTCTATTATGTTACATAGTTGTTGTTGAAGAATAGATATTTGTGATCgttgtgtcttgttctttattgttttcagtATCACTAACTTGGAAAAACAGCTCTTTggtgaaatatcatatttaaacatGATGGACATGATTTTTAAGAGGTAggaagttttttattatttcttttattagagTTATTAAGAATATCTGCAAAAACACTAACACtgtatgttaaatttaaaaacagttttgggGTTTATATATGATTCACCATAATATACTAGCGTGGATAACAAGGCCACCAATGTTATTTACTTACCAAGTCCAGAAAGTACTTGATAAAGATACAACACTGTCCAGTTGTTGATTGGTAGCAGAACACAGGGTGCCCCACGTATGAAGAGTTCTAAAGAATgtgtaataatgttataacaacatgAAGTTCTTGTTTTCTGGCAGTCCGGGTAGGTGATAGATGTTTGAAGAGCATTGAAATTGAATTACCATTAGTTTCAAAAGTTTACCCAACACACTTGATcttggaaaccagattaaaaacctaaaattcataaaacattctGTTATCATGGAAGTAAACTGTTTCCTCTCTATGATAGTCAACAGTATCAACCCTATTGCAATGGGTCATGGTTCAAGGGTCAtgtcatctcatttgttgacttgtGTGAATAAGTTTCATGTTACGTTTTGTAGATTAGAATTCATGTTTTAGTGTTATACATgagtaatttcttaatttcaaaacaaatattaaaagaactcTTGAATGTAGATTTGTGTGAGTcgtgtggtatgttgaatgtagcagtGGTTCAAATTATGTGTCTGCGATGCCAAAAGTCTATAGATTTGTAAGatttaggaactcaaattaatgATGTTAAGAAACTagattataaaataagaatccTGCATCTTTTGATTTTGTACCGAATCAAACAAAGTGGCTCTGTTCAtgtctttccatttttggaaatgggtagttttatatacttacttcaatgtatgacatgttaataaccaattgacagcttGAAATGTCTCCCTGGTGatttttctcaaccattttaatctgtttaaacactataaagctgttttaaaccaatatttcaaggaggtaggttgtgtttttaatctgctcaaaatttcacattttttaaaaaatgtgatacAGCTCAGTTCCTAAGCTTAATActttatagtggaattctatggtataaGTAtagctatttattatttttggttatttatctgtaaccaaacaaaattttattcgATATCCTCCACATGGAagattttaaaaggcttaataAGCAACGTCCAAATATCTTGgttagaagagataattgttttctttatctacTGTTCTGTGTtgcaagaaaaataagtttaataagttatttctaaatattaataatctatatatacatatatataatgtataataattgaaatgtgactgtacattacaaaatactagtttactaaaacacagccaaagaCAGGTCACTTGTGAAGACTGAagtttagttttgtgttattgGATGTGGTGACAAGTACACAAGCACTATATCATtgtaagttatgtaatgttagctaggcatacCTGTaaggtttatataataaatatataacattatgacaCTCAAGTTGTTTAGATTAAagatttgtgttttcatgttataatctcTGGTCATTCTAGAATgtgaaaaagcataatttatatttatttcctaatttttgtaTAGTGGTCACGAGTTTCGTCAAATCGACAGACCTCATATAGTTAGgatatagaaaataacacaaaatattgtcttactgaaaacaaacattccaGATGTACTTAGGACGTTCCAGATACTAAACAAGTAACATTCAAGATATTTTGGATGAAGTTCAGTTTTCTTGACCACAACATGAAATCATTTTGACCTTTGACAAAAATGGTAGAAAGAAGATGGACATAGATTACAAAACAATCTATTGTACCAAAGTTAGGTAGTACTGTTGATTATATGAATAACACCAGTTCATCTCATGTTGAGTTATGGTAGAATGATTACAGAAGAAACAGCTCATGGTAAATGGAGTATTTCTCACTGTGTAACCTGCTATCTTTCATGAAATATGGAACATATGGTTTGTATTAAACAGGTAGATTCTCCTTCTGTGCTAGATGTTTAGTATAACTGTTTCAACTTTATTCAGTAACATCCAACAGAACGATGTTGGACCAGCAGCTGTTATTGCTGTTCCAGATATCATTGTCGCCATGATATTGGTTGTAGTCAGATGTTAATAGTTTTCTGTATAATAACCATTTCAATCAGTGTGATGTCTTTTTGCTTGAATCTTTATCATTGTGTTCTTGTTTAAAAAGTCACAGATAACTTTATGTAGTTTACAGTTGGCTGATATCAGTAAGAAAGCATCCTTTGGGAGATTACTTGGAGAAGGTGATGGCCAATGGTTGGAGAGTTTAGGACTTAGAGAGAGAGATTGCAGGTTGGTACATCTACTGTTTTGTGGCTCTCACATCaacttgtaatattttgaaacatttatttgatGTTAGGGCACAATTggcaattatttttaaacttctggTTTCTTTAATGAGTACAGTAGGAAGTGAAGAGCACAcagtttattttgataatatgCAGGTACGTCCAGGAACTACTCCATCACGTCACAGCAGTTTCTGCGGACATCCTTGCCGAACAGGAAGTGAGTAAACATCTGTTTGTGTAACTTAAATAGCATTCATTAATACCAAAGTTGTCGACAATAAGGTCTGACAGTTTTTATGTCTCAAGAATTTGAAATATAGcaattgtttgttattgttgagtgAGCTGAGTAAAAACATCACATTTCGAGTGTCCTAAATATGACttagtgaaataatttaaaaccagTTAGCAACAATCGAACATaaagtattgttaaaatgtatttgaccTTTCAGGCATTGCATACTGTGGAAGAAAATATGATGAAGTTAGAAAGAGATCTTTTGGGTAAGTCAGTGTAGTGATTTCAAATAGCTAGAAAGAAATGTCTTCCAGTGAGTTGGATGGCACAAAATCCTAAGCTACATGCAAATTGTATATGACGTGGTTTACAGATAAAAGGACTAGTTGAAAGGCAACTTTGCAATTTCCTCACAGTAGCAGAGTAGGACAGAAGAGAGGTTGTATGGCCTATTTACATAATTCTCTTTACAAGAGAAATAggaaaataatttcagttatcAAAATCTTTGTGAAATTGAAGAAATTGCTTACAAAGTTGTAAGTCCAGTGTTCTAGAACACTAAGGTGATTAAAAAATCTCCATCTGGTGGCTTGAGAACTAAACATCTTGATATTTAATGGTCAAATTACATGGGAATAACAGGCATATTTGTGGCTTCCATGGTAACTCGttgaaaagaaaactgttaaacaTGTTAGCTAGCATCAACTGTAATTTGTCAAAGAATGtctgaaatatatacattaatattagttATTCAACTTGATAGTAATACAAACATCAGATTAATAGGTTGTTATAAAAAGTGgacactaaacatgtttgtaactTCACATATCGTCAACAGTTCAGGTTCTAAGTAATGACTCCTTCTTGTATTACTCACACATTTACTTTAGTATTTAACCGTTATTAGAAGAAATGATTGTtcaatttaaaaactattaaaatattgtgttgtatAATTGACTGGGTCTTAAAGTTATGTTATTAAGAACCCATTTAGATAAGAAACACTCAAGTAATAATGTTGTATTTCTTCGGCTTCTTTCACAGAACTTACTGGAAAAAGAAAGAAGTCTATAAACTCTATAATGCAGAAGAAAATGGAAAAACAGCAACATGAAGAAATAACTCAAGGACGCAGAATACACGAGtaagaagtttaaattttgaCAGTTCAATTAGAGATAAAGAATTTAATATAAGACTgtctcaaaatacaataaaaagtgtttatattCTAGTGTATAAAGATAAAATTGTGTGCTCCTGGGAACAGACTCGAAcacttctaaaataaatttttccCCATTAACTCAGGTGTAGTTAATATGTTCAGGTAAAGATGaaatgatgtaaatatttttatttgcattctAAATTTATTCTAGttgtcatataaaaatattttcaagtgtgCCTGGTCTTGTCTGTGTTTAGATTtattagtaatatttctgataatgtGTTGGATTATTTAAGAAGATTgacaatgtataaataatatcaaatcgtttgttttgaagtttccCAACAAATTAGGTAAAACAAAGTACACAAGGTTAGCATAAGTTTCAGACcctgaaattttgaaatattcatataaaaatttaGTGTTGTTTACTGAAATACGATTGAAAAACAAAGCCATTAACCGGTCAAAGGGTATGTCCTGAAACTGTAgtttactgttatttaatttaaaagtacatatcAAATATTAATCCCTTACTCTCAGGTGGTACGTGAAATGCACTGGTTCAGACTATCAACACTGACAATCtagaatattatatttagtgaatcaaccatttttgaaaatgcttgtgctCACACTTCCTTTGTTTTGCAGACTGTGTATAATCCAATGAATGTTCAGAATGTCCCACACCTGGTTTTCTCAGCCTCTGTAAAGTATTTATACAGGAACTCTTTCGTACTGTGAAAACGTGGGAGGGTTTTATCATGACCTGCAATCATCAGCAGTAGTAATATCTGTGAATCTACTGAGATAATTGAACACAGATTAAAGAGTATACTTAGTTCCACAGTAGTTTATTTTACCTCTCTATAGTAAACTGATTCTGTCTTATTACACATTCACTTAATTTCTAACAAATCTAGTTGAGACTTGGATAACTTTTTCTTCACAGGTTAGAAGAAAAAATTAGGAAGCAGAAAGAGCCACTTGTTATTTTGAATCACGTCTTCCAACTGTGCATTGCTGGTTCGGGAGTCAACTGGGCTGAAGATGCTCAGCTGAGAGAAATAGTTTTGTCCTTGGGTAAAACTGAGTAAAATATGTAGAGTTTTAAGGAGCTCACTTCCTCAAGTTAATGAACAAGGTCAGTATAAATATTGTCTCATCCAGTTGAAGTTGGCTTCTCTCTATCTTTTCACTCACGCTTCTTACATTGACTCAGTTGTGCGTGTTCTGGAGGAGTTATCATTTCTTCTACCTGTTAAattaaaatggaagaaaaataacattcaaacatATGCTTAAGCAGTTAGTTGTTTCTTATATGGTAccacttcacacacacacacacagtaaagccaagtcttttttttttgggggtggAGAGATGCTTTAACTTCTCTTCTTAGGCCTCCTTCAGGTCACAACAGGTACTTgtgtaatgtattaaaaatataacatgcaCTGGCTATCTCATCATGACTGTGAAGCCATATTATCTGAAGGTGGTTCCAGTAGTGAGTGTTGACTACAATTTTACATGGATCCCAGTTGTTATGTCCAGTCAGTACTGATTTATCTCTGatcaatatataaaaacatgGAAGCATATGCATTGTTTCTGAAAGCTttctctaaaataattattactgcaACATATCATGGTTATGGAGAAAATGGTCAGAGCAGTGAATAGTTTAAAGTACATAACACGTTGAGATAAACTGACCTTAGGTGGACATATAAACCTGGATTAAAGGTCAGAGAAAATATCTACACTAAGGTGACCTCAACAGAGATCGGATAACAGGATAATGTTGTAGTCCTACTCAATACAAGTACCTATGGTGATATGAAAAAGACTAAAAGTTAATCATACTTTACCAACCTCATCAATCTGTGTTTGGTCTGCTG encodes:
- the LOC143247015 gene encoding centromere protein H-like isoform X1, with protein sequence MMSLSTHARLKKVAQEFCQTSLEISVNSAFSQRVVHPEPDVLLGLNRKLEWTQERIDQLDVCVRKEQIRQKKTYAHASKDSLEDSITNLEKQLFGEISYLNMMDMIFKSLQLADISKKASFGRLLGEGDGQWLESLGLRERDCRYVQELLHHVTAVSADILAEQEALHTVEENMMKLERDLLELTGKRKKSINSIMQKKMEKQQHEEITQGRRIHELEEKIRKQKEPLVILNHVFQLCIAGSGVNWAEDAQLREIVLSLGKTE
- the LOC143247015 gene encoding uncharacterized protein LOC143247015 isoform X4; this translates as MMSLSTHARLKKVAQEFCQTSLEISVNSAFSQRVVHPEPDVLLGLNRKLEWTQERIDQLDVCVRKEQIRQKKTYAHASKDSLEDSITNLEKQLFGEISYLNMMDMIFKSLQLADISKKASFGRLLGEGDGQWLESLGLRERDCRYVQELLHHVTAVSADILAEQEALHTVEENMMKLERDLLELTGKRKKSINSIMQKKMEKQQHEEITQGRRIHE
- the LOC143247015 gene encoding uncharacterized protein LOC143247015 isoform X2, which produces MMSLSTHARLKKVAQEFCQTSLEISVNSAFSQRVVHPEPDVLLGLNRKLEWTQERIDQLDVCVRKEQIRQKKTYAHASKDSLEDSITNLEKQLFGEISYLNMMDMIFKSLQLADISKKASFGRLLGEGDGQWLESLGLRERDCRYVQELLHHVTAVSADILAEQEALHTVEENMMKLERDLLELTGKRKKSINSIMQKKMEKQQHEEITQGRRIHDFHSSSLCWGFVSAF
- the LOC143247015 gene encoding uncharacterized protein LOC143247015 isoform X3, which encodes MMSLSTHARLKKVAQEFCQTSLEISVNSAFSQRVVHPEPDVLLGLNRKLEWTQERIDQLDVCVRKEQIRQKKTYAHASKDSLEDSITNLEKQLFGEISYLNMMDMIFKRYVQELLHHVTAVSADILAEQEALHTVEENMMKLERDLLELTGKRKKSINSIMQKKMEKQQHEEITQGRRIHELEEKIRKQKEPLVILNHVFQLCIAGSGVNWAEDAQLREIVLSLGKTE